One window of Biomphalaria glabrata chromosome 6, xgBioGlab47.1, whole genome shotgun sequence genomic DNA carries:
- the LOC106061111 gene encoding low density lipoprotein receptor adapter protein 1-B-like, with the protein MDALLRVVKKSPSKFTNTKHSKIPEGWGENKETVVDGITFYLKYIGSTLVEEIDSDQTYGDGISAKAVHNITLMAKSAGKKLRKTALTVSPKGIRTVDMTTNQVMFESSIYRISFCTADKTHNQIFAYIARNTTNETMECYAFLCAREKIAQAVTLTVSQAFSVAQDRWLENKLLKKSLRENGSKEKIESKRSSQINSQSSIGSFTNTSPTPALISSTPTPPSTPEILSDSTLQKTFCTTSRQNWESFDDSADDNIDDMFSRLAERRSKPSFNTDLKEDELDDSVQKYMEGSACYEAFSRTESMDDLLSL; encoded by the exons ATGGATGCTCTACTCCGTGTTGTGAAGAAGTCTCCCAGTAAATTTACTAATACTAAACATTCGA aaattCCTGAAGGTTGGGGTGAAAATAAAGAAACTGTGGTCGATGGTATAACTTTCTATCTCAAGTACATTGGATCCACTCTGGTGGAAGAGATTGACTCCGACCAGACTTATGGGGATGGGATCAGTGCTAAAGCTGTCCACAACATTACATTGATG GCTAAATCAGCTGGGAAGAAGCTTAGAAAAACGGCTTTGACTGTGTCTCCAAAAGGTATCAGAACAGTAGATATGACTACAAATCAAGTGATGTTTGAGAGCTCtatctatag GATATCATTTTGTACTGCAGACAAGACCCACAACCAGATCTTTGCTTACATTGCCAGAAATACAACCAATGAGACTATGGAGTGCTATGCATTTTTATGTGCCAGAGAAAAGATt GCTCAAGCAGTTACACTAACAGTATCTCAAGCATTTTCTGTTGCACAAGATCGATGGCTGGAAAATAAATTGCTCAAGAAATCCCTGAGAGAAAATGGCAGCAAAGAGAAG ATTGAAAGCAAGCGATCTAGTCAAATCAACAGTCAATCATCCATTGGATCTTTCACAAACACGAGTCCCACACCAGCCTTGATATCTTCCACTCCAACACCACCTTCAACGCCAGAAATTTTATCAG attcgaCTTTGCAGAAAACGTTTTGTACTACATCCAGACAAAATTGG gaAAGTTTTGATGATTCAGCAGATGACAATATTGATGATATGTTCTCAAG ACTTGCTGAGAGGCGTAGCAAACCTTCCTTCAACACTGATCTAAAAGAGGACGAGCTAGATGACAGTGTTCAAAAATATATGGAAGGCTCTGCATGCTATGAGGCTTTTTCACGTACAGAGTCTATGGATGACCTTCTTAGCTTATGA
- the LOC106061110 gene encoding sulfotransferase 1E1-like isoform X1, producing MINMLFRSWHQSSCLFHQLRCLSRAPSVACHLKNACYNVSLSKQSNKLSVLFRNVSNTSKNFKDYNFDPKQATRRRTLLLFTYLSGFIGAMLLTAIGLRHYARMARRAQGIEDIKLRQYGRKPQLFRYRGYVFPDFVVNDIKNNLHFEVREDDVWVVSFPKSGTTWLQEIVYLINNGVDIEDAAQTNIEERFPYFEWIVPGKQVLNKMESPRLIKTHLPLSMLPNQMKSKKPKIIYIARNPKDTVVSYYFFLTKFVIDDQSFVGTFDDYCQLFVEGLVHYGPWWKHVKEAWDRKDEDNILVLFYEDLQEDVHRVVRDIANFLNKPLTETQVEAIARHCSFDTMKNNKAANYDWLKDVGMAKQEESFLRKGQVGDWRNHLKPEISDQLDEMVASHLEGVPIRDTLTSEDSTS from the exons ATGATAAATATGCTGTTTAGAAGCTGGCATCAATCTTCATGTTTATTTCACCAGCTGCGGTGTCTTTCAAGAGCGCCTAGTGTTGCTTGTCATCTGAAGAACGCTTGTTATAATGTTTCACTTTCTAAGCAAAGTAACAAGTTGTCAGTCTTGTTTCGAAATGTTTCAAACACGTCTAAAAATTTCAAAGACTATAACTTTGACCCCAAACAGGCAACGAGAAGGAGAACTCTACTTTTATTCACCTATTTGTCGGGGTTCATTGGAGCCATGTTGCTAACAGCAATAGGCTTGCGGCATTATGCTAGAATGGCCAGGAGAGCACAGGGAATTGAAGATATCAAGCTAAGACAATATGGTAGAAAGCCACAGTTATTTAGATATAGGGGCTATGTCTTTCCAGATTTTGTtgtaaatgatattaaaaacaaTCTTCATTTTGAAGTCCGAGAGGATGATGTCTGGGTGGTCAGCTTTCCAAAATCAG GAACTACGTGGCTACAGGAAATagtttatttaataaacaatggTGTGGACATTGAGGATGCGGCTCAGACCAACATTGAGGAAAGGTTTCCTTACTTTGAGTGGATTGTTCCAGGCAAACAAGTTCTAAATAAGATGGAGTCCCCCCGACttattaaaacacatttaccACTTTCCATGTTGCCGAACCAGATGAAAAGCAAGAAACCTAAG ATTATCTACATAGCTAGAAATCCCAAGGATACAGTAGTAtcatattatttctttttgacAAAGTTTGTCATTGATGATCAGTCATTTGTTGGCACATTTGATGATTACTGCCAGCTGTTTGTTGAAGGTTTAG TTCACTATGGCCCCTGGTGGAAGCATGTGAAGGAAGCTTGGGACAGGAAGGATGAAGACAACATCTTGGTACTGTTCTATGAAGACTTACAAGAA GATGTTCATAGAGTGGTGAGAGATATTGCCAACTTTCTCAACAAGCCTCTGACAGAGACTCAGGTTGAAGCCATTGCTAGACACTGCAGTTTTGACACCATGAAGAACAACAAGGCGGCTAACTACGACTGGTTGAAGGATGTTGGTATGGCCAAACAGGAAGAGTCGTTTCTAAGAAAAG GTCAAGTGGGTGACTGGAGAAATCATTTGAAGCCAGAGATTTCTGATCAATTAGATGAAATGGTAGCAAGCCACCTTGAAGGAGTTCCTATCAGAGACACGTTAACATCTGAGGACTCTACTAGCTGA
- the LOC106061110 gene encoding sulfotransferase 1C1-like isoform X2 translates to MVLGSSPAGHKMVLGSSPAGHKPCSPEAGTTWLQEIVYLINNGVDIEDAAQTNIEERFPYFEWIVPGKQVLNKMESPRLIKTHLPLSMLPNQMKSKKPKIIYIARNPKDTVVSYYFFLTKFVIDDQSFVGTFDDYCQLFVEGLVHYGPWWKHVKEAWDRKDEDNILVLFYEDLQEDVHRVVRDIANFLNKPLTETQVEAIARHCSFDTMKNNKAANYDWLKDVGMAKQEESFLRKGQVGDWRNHLKPEISDQLDEMVASHLEGVPIRDTLTSEDSTS, encoded by the exons ATGGTCCTAGGTTCAAGCCCTGCAGGCCACAAAATGGTCCTAGGTTCAAGCCCTGCAGGCCACAAACCCTGCAGTCCTGAAGCAG GAACTACGTGGCTACAGGAAATagtttatttaataaacaatggTGTGGACATTGAGGATGCGGCTCAGACCAACATTGAGGAAAGGTTTCCTTACTTTGAGTGGATTGTTCCAGGCAAACAAGTTCTAAATAAGATGGAGTCCCCCCGACttattaaaacacatttaccACTTTCCATGTTGCCGAACCAGATGAAAAGCAAGAAACCTAAG ATTATCTACATAGCTAGAAATCCCAAGGATACAGTAGTAtcatattatttctttttgacAAAGTTTGTCATTGATGATCAGTCATTTGTTGGCACATTTGATGATTACTGCCAGCTGTTTGTTGAAGGTTTAG TTCACTATGGCCCCTGGTGGAAGCATGTGAAGGAAGCTTGGGACAGGAAGGATGAAGACAACATCTTGGTACTGTTCTATGAAGACTTACAAGAA GATGTTCATAGAGTGGTGAGAGATATTGCCAACTTTCTCAACAAGCCTCTGACAGAGACTCAGGTTGAAGCCATTGCTAGACACTGCAGTTTTGACACCATGAAGAACAACAAGGCGGCTAACTACGACTGGTTGAAGGATGTTGGTATGGCCAAACAGGAAGAGTCGTTTCTAAGAAAAG GTCAAGTGGGTGACTGGAGAAATCATTTGAAGCCAGAGATTTCTGATCAATTAGATGAAATGGTAGCAAGCCACCTTGAAGGAGTTCCTATCAGAGACACGTTAACATCTGAGGACTCTACTAGCTGA